Proteins from a single region of Sphingomonas swuensis:
- a CDS encoding type 1 glutamine amidotransferase domain-containing protein → MNILMVLTSHDQLGDTGKKTGFWLEEFAAPYYVLKDAGHDITLASPAGGQPPLDPKSDEPDAQTEATERFKKDEEGKAQLASTRRLAEIDAAQFDAVFYPGGHGPMWDLAEDSTSRSIIETTLAAGKPVGLVCHAPAALRNVKGPDGEPLVKGRKVTGFTNEEEEAVQLTDVVPFLLEDELKRLGGRYEKGETFKPYVVRDGLLITGQNPPSSEPAAEALLAALAERRETADA, encoded by the coding sequence ATGAACATTTTGATGGTGCTGACCAGCCACGACCAGCTCGGCGACACGGGCAAGAAGACCGGCTTCTGGCTCGAGGAGTTCGCCGCGCCTTATTACGTCCTCAAGGACGCCGGGCACGACATCACCCTCGCCAGCCCGGCCGGCGGCCAGCCGCCGCTCGATCCCAAGAGCGACGAGCCCGACGCCCAGACCGAGGCGACCGAGCGCTTCAAGAAGGATGAGGAAGGCAAGGCCCAGCTCGCCTCCACCAGGCGCCTGGCCGAAATCGACGCGGCCCAGTTCGATGCCGTCTTCTATCCCGGCGGCCACGGCCCGATGTGGGACCTCGCCGAAGACTCGACCTCGCGCTCGATCATCGAGACCACGCTCGCGGCCGGCAAGCCCGTCGGTCTCGTCTGCCATGCCCCCGCGGCGCTGCGCAACGTCAAGGGTCCCGACGGCGAGCCGCTGGTCAAGGGCCGCAAGGTCACCGGCTTCACCAACGAGGAAGAGGAGGCCGTCCAGCTCACCGACGTCGTGCCCTTCCTCCTCGAGGACGAGCTGAAGCGCCTCGGCGGCCGCTACGAGAAGGGCGAGACCTTCAAGCCCTATGTCGTCCGCGACGGTCTGCTGATCACCGGCCAGAACCCACCGTCGAGTGAGCCCGCGGCCGAAGCGCTGCTCGCCGCCCTCGCCGAGCGCCGCGAGACCGCCGACGCCTGA
- a CDS encoding trimeric intracellular cation channel family protein has product MTPDLPSPTLPMAIEFIDLFGIAVFAISGALLAAERRQTLVTFIFFAVVTGVGGGTLRDLLIGAPVFWVHQNGVLLICIGAAGLVWLASRRWFAGRALLWFDAAGLGAYATYGAAKALAFGIAPVPAFAMGVLTACAGGIIRDVLAGEPSILMRPELYVTAAALSSGLLVGLALLGLGGFPAAVLAALAGFALRGLAIARGWSLPAYRE; this is encoded by the coding sequence ATGACCCCCGACCTGCCCTCCCCAACCCTGCCCATGGCGATCGAATTCATCGACCTGTTCGGAATCGCGGTGTTCGCCATTTCGGGCGCGCTGCTGGCGGCGGAACGGCGTCAAACGCTGGTCACCTTCATCTTCTTCGCGGTGGTGACCGGGGTCGGCGGCGGGACCTTGCGCGACCTCCTGATCGGGGCGCCGGTCTTCTGGGTGCACCAGAATGGCGTGCTCCTGATCTGCATCGGCGCAGCCGGGCTGGTGTGGCTTGCGAGCCGGCGCTGGTTCGCCGGGCGGGCCCTGCTGTGGTTCGATGCCGCCGGCCTGGGTGCCTACGCCACCTACGGCGCGGCCAAGGCACTGGCGTTCGGGATCGCGCCTGTTCCCGCCTTCGCCATGGGCGTGCTGACCGCCTGCGCGGGCGGAATCATCCGCGACGTGCTTGCGGGCGAGCCGTCGATCCTGATGCGGCCCGAACTCTATGTCACAGCCGCCGCGCTGAGCAGCGGGCTGCTGGTCGGGCTGGCGCTGCTCGGCCTTGGCGGGTTCCCGGCCGCGGTGCTTGCGGCATTGGCGGGTTTCGCGCTTCGCGGACTGGCGATCGCACGCGGTTGGAGCCTGCCGGCCTATCGCGAGTGA